Proteins encoded in a region of the Zea mays cultivar B73 chromosome 2, Zm-B73-REFERENCE-NAM-5.0, whole genome shotgun sequence genome:
- the LOC103647015 gene encoding uncharacterized protein, whose protein sequence is MSNKKRQGDANRKQLSHQAEEPLSPQCSSIGFGQKEVDECTQNSIDHRIRRKTKNQQGVLKENRIMAQKIAQDKAMGHNNSKFTQPRPIKDGTTVILKTASRPNKAIVAYATILSSSPKESVGGVEIGKQFYKVRINHPVLQDEPLVRPMPGYDKIGDAHAKGVAIAWPWLCVQMING, encoded by the exons ATGTCCAACAAAAAG CGTCAAGGTGATGCAAATCGCAAGCAATTATCACATCAAGCAGAAGAGCCACTCTCGCCACAATGCTCTAGTATTGGTTTTGGACAAAAAGAG GTTGATGAATGCACACAAAATTCAATTGATCATAGAATAAGAAGAAAAACAAAG AACCAACAAGGAGTACTCAAAGAGAACCGGATCATGGCACAGAAAATTGCTCAGGATAAAGCTATGGGCCATAATAATTCAAAATTTACACAACCTCGTCCAATTAAG GATGGAACCACAGTGATACTTAAGACAGCAAGCCGTCCAAATAAGGCAATTGTGGCCTATGCAACCATTCTGAGCTCTAGTCCAAAAGAAAGTGTTGGTGGAGTTGAGATAGGAAAACAATTCTACAAAGTCCGAATCAACCATCCTGTTTTACAAGATGAGCCTTTGGTTAGGCCCATGCCTGGCTACGACAAAATTGGTGATGCCCATGCAAAAGGAGTAGCAATTGCTTGGCCTTGGCTTTGT GTTCAAATGATCAATGGATGA